A stretch of DNA from Brevibacillus ruminantium:
TGCTGTTCTCGGATGCGCAGCGCCGCGACGAGGAGCTGCAGGCTTACCGGAAGCACGCGCAATTCCTCAAGGCGATGGGAGCAGAAGTCGTCAGCACGGCAGAAGTTGGCGGCTCGCTGCACTGGGACCCGCGCCGCTCCCCGCATGAAAAGCAGGTCGCACACTTGACGGATGAGCAGTGGAAAAGCCTGGCCCAAGGGCTGAACCAGGCAGGGGAGATTTGCCGCGAATTGGGCATGAAGCTCGTTTACCATCATCACGGCGGGACGGTGGTGGAGCAGCCGGAGGAAATCGACCGCCTGATGGAAATGACCGATCCCGGGCTTGTCTACCTGCTGTACGATACAGGCCATGCCTACTACGGCGGCAACGACCCGTTGAAGCTGCTGCAAAAGTATTATGGGCGGATCGGCTACGTGCACCTGAAAGATATACGCCAAAACGTTCTCGACCAGGCAAGGGCGGAACAGGCTGATTTCGTCACCTGCATCCGCAGAGGGGTGTTCACTGTCCCAGGCGATGGAAGCCTCGATTTTGCCCCGATTTTCAAGGAGCTGGCCGAGCGGGATTATCAAGGCTGGGCCATGCTCGAAGGCGAGCAGGACCCGCTCGTTCACAACCCTGTTGCATACGCGAAAAGATCCATTGCCTACATCGAGCAAACGATATCTTCAACCAGAGGTGAGAAAGTATGAAGACGGTTTCCGCTCAGAAAAAAATCAATTGGCTGCAAAAGAAAAGCAGCGAGACCCGGAGGCTGATCCTGCAAACGGTGCACCACGCGGGGGCAGGCCATATCGGCGGGCCGCTGTCTGTGACCGATCTCTTGATCGCTCTTTACTTTGACGTGATGAATATAAAGCCTGACGAGCCGCTGTGGGCGGAGCGGGACCGCTTTGTGCTATCCAAGGGGCACTCCGCGATCGCCCTCTATACGGTGCTGGCGCTGCGGGGCTACTTCCCAGTGGAAGAGCTGAAAACGTTCGACGATATCGACTCCCGCCTGCAAGCCCACCCGGACATGAAGCTGCTGCCCGGACTGGACATGTCCACAGGTTCGCTGGGGCAGGGGATTTCTGCCGCAGTCGGCATGGCGCTGGGCGCGAAGCTGAAGCAGCAAACTTTCTCCACATACTGCATCATCGGCGACGGGGAATCGCAGGAAGGGCAAGTATGGGAAGCGGCGGACGTAGCGGCCAAATACGAGCTGGATAATCTGGTAGTCATCATGGACTACAACAAGCTGCAGCAATTCGGCTGGAAGGGAACGGAAGGCCGCGAACGGGAAATCCCGATCTTTTCCCCGGAAGACCGCTGGGCGGCGTTCGGCTGGAATGTGCTTGCCATTGACGGCCACGATGTGGAGCAGATCATCGAGGCATGCCAGCAGGCGAAGCGCGTGCATGGCAAGCCGACCGTCGTAATTGCCCACACCGTCAAAGGCAAGGGCGTAAGCTTCATGGAGAACAACTACACATGGCATGCGAAAGTGCCGAATGCGGAAGAGCTGAAAGCAGCCTTGGAAGAACTGGATATGGGGGTGTAGAAGATGCAATTACAGCTTGATAAAAAAGTAGCCATGCGCGATGCGTTTGGCGAAACATTGCTGCAATTTACGAAGGACGATCCGCGAGTGTACGCAGTCGATGGCGACCTGGCGACCTCCACCAGGCTGGATAAAGTAGCGGAGGGGAATCCAGCCAAATTTTTGCAGATGGGCATCGCCGAGCAGAACATGCTCGGAGTCGCTTCCGGGCTGGCAACAGTCGGCTTGCAGCCGTGGGTGTGCACGTTTGCCGCTTTTATTGTGAAACGCTCTCTGGACCAGATCGCCGTGACGATCGCCCAGCCGAAGCTGGACGT
This window harbors:
- the iolE gene encoding myo-inosose-2 dehydratase, with amino-acid sequence MSDKGYSFKLGVHPINWVGEDVKEHGDHYSYEQVMDEIASLGITGVEMSRKFPADPAVLQQELSRRGLQLTSQWKSVLFSDAQRRDEELQAYRKHAQFLKAMGAEVVSTAEVGGSLHWDPRRSPHEKQVAHLTDEQWKSLAQGLNQAGEICRELGMKLVYHHHGGTVVEQPEEIDRLMEMTDPGLVYLLYDTGHAYYGGNDPLKLLQKYYGRIGYVHLKDIRQNVLDQARAEQADFVTCIRRGVFTVPGDGSLDFAPIFKELAERDYQGWAMLEGEQDPLVHNPVAYAKRSIAYIEQTISSTRGEKV
- a CDS encoding transketolase, translated to MKTVSAQKKINWLQKKSSETRRLILQTVHHAGAGHIGGPLSVTDLLIALYFDVMNIKPDEPLWAERDRFVLSKGHSAIALYTVLALRGYFPVEELKTFDDIDSRLQAHPDMKLLPGLDMSTGSLGQGISAAVGMALGAKLKQQTFSTYCIIGDGESQEGQVWEAADVAAKYELDNLVVIMDYNKLQQFGWKGTEGREREIPIFSPEDRWAAFGWNVLAIDGHDVEQIIEACQQAKRVHGKPTVVIAHTVKGKGVSFMENNYTWHAKVPNAEELKAALEELDMGV